TCGGGGGCATCGGAGGCGGCGCGCCCCGGACATCCCACACCCCCGTCGTGTTCGTCCACGGCAACAACACCGACGCCGCCACGTGGTACCCGGTAATCAGCCAGCTCAAGGCCGAGTTCGGGTACAGCTCGGGCGACCTCTGGGCGCTTTCGTACAACGGCGTCGGCTGCACCAACGACGGCGGACTGCTCACCCGCAACAACGGTCCTTACGCACAGGACCGCGCGCGCAGCATCGGGTGCGTGGTCACCGGCAACGGCCAGAACGTCGCCGACCTCGCCGCCTTCGTCGCCGGGGTCCGGCGCTACACGGGCTCGGAGAAGGTGATGCTCGTCGGACACTCGCTGGGCGTGACGGTGGCCCGCAGGACGATGTTCGAGGTGCCGGAGGTCCGGGAAGCCGTGGCGGGTTTTGTCGGCATCGCCGGGTCGAATCACGGGACCAGCTTCTGTCCGCCCGGGTCGGAGACGACGGTCGAGTCCTGCAACGAGATCGCCGCCGGCACCGAGTGGCTCCGCGAGATGAACCAGCCGGACGAGGCCCCCGGACCGACGCGCTGGATGACCGTCTACGACGGGACCGGAGTCGGAGATCCCGCCTTCGCCGGACCCACCTACGCGCAGTCTCCGCGCCTGGAGGGAGCCGCCAACTGCGAGTACCCCGGCTTCTACCACAACGACCTTCGGGTGGATCCCCGGATCGTCCGCGACTATGCGGCGTTTCTGGCCGCGGTGGAGGCCGGCTCCGCCTTCACCTGCCCGGTCCCCTACGCGCCGGCGCCGTAAGGCTCAGATCATCGCGGTGATGCCGTTGGTCTCCAGGAAGTCGTCGGTCAGGTAGAAGACCTCGCGCGTCATCGCTCTGGTCTTGCGGCTGAAGATCGCGGCCAGCTGCCGGCGCCCGTCGGCGTAGTTCAGGAACACCTTGACCGTGGATGCGTCGACCCAGATCTCGTTCCACGAGGGCGGCGTGATGCCGCGCACGCGCTTG
The sequence above is a segment of the Actinomycetota bacterium genome. Coding sequences within it:
- a CDS encoding alpha/beta fold hydrolase; its protein translation is MRRWTALLASVLVAAAAAPASAHTAAGHMRPAAEAANHLPADFASLTDSEWTDWRIGGIGGGAPRTSHTPVVFVHGNNTDAATWYPVISQLKAEFGYSSGDLWALSYNGVGCTNDGGLLTRNNGPYAQDRARSIGCVVTGNGQNVADLAAFVAGVRRYTGSEKVMLVGHSLGVTVARRTMFEVPEVREAVAGFVGIAGSNHGTSFCPPGSETTVESCNEIAAGTEWLREMNQPDEAPGPTRWMTVYDGTGVGDPAFAGPTYAQSPRLEGAANCEYPGFYHNDLRVDPRIVRDYAAFLAAVEAGSAFTCPVPYAPAP